In Amphiura filiformis unplaced genomic scaffold, Afil_fr2py scaffold_597, whole genome shotgun sequence, the following are encoded in one genomic region:
- the LOC140145761 gene encoding uncharacterized protein: MAANIAAILADRIQLRGKIASTLKSSKVPEQNITKDERKAIKDLKKVEDIIILPADKGKSTVVLDKAEYEEKVTTMLGDKKTYEELPADPTQRYKWKLVTKLTGLKKEGKITELKYKQLYRTAENVPRLYCTPKIHKLNTPLRPIVDYTSTIGMIGYSTSRWLADILGALVGNTQHHVKNSKQLSEDLAKVVIDEEDILNSHDVVSLFTNTPIVQVLDIVQRRLENENILRVYNRETGFKLGCGRTS, from the exons atggctgccaatatAGCTGCCATATTG GCCGATAGAATCCAACTTCGTGGTAAAATAGCAAGCACGCTGAAATCATCGAAAGTACCGGAACAAAACATCACCAAAGACGAAAGGAAAGCTATTAAAGACTTGAAGAAAGTGGAGGATATCATAATATTACCTGCAGATAAAGGCAAATCAACCGTTGTATTGGACAAAGCTGAATATGAAGAGAAAGTTACTACCATGCTTGGAGACAAGAAGACGTACGAGGAACTACCGGCTGATCCGACACAGAGGTACAAATGGAAATTAGTTACCAAGTTGACAGGTCTCAAGAAGGAAGGTAAGATCACCGAATTGAAGTATAAACAGCTCTATCGAACGGCAGAAAATGTACCCAGATTATATTGTACGCCAAAAATCCATAAGCTTAACACCCCATTGCGTCCAATCGTAGACTATACATCAACCATCGGCATGATCGGGTATAGCACATCGAGATGGCTCGCTGATATTTTAGGTGCATTGGTTGGTAACACTCAACATCATGTCAAGAATTCCAAACAATTGTCTGAAGATCTAGCTAAAGTGGTCATAGATGAAGAAGACATTCTCAACTCGCATGACGTAGTTAGTTTGTTCACCAACACCCCTATCGTCCAAGTATTAGACATTGTTCAACGCAGACTTGAGAATGAAAACATATTGCGTGTTTACAACAGAGAGACAGGGTTTAAGCTAGGATGTGGTAGAACTTCTTGA